The DNA window CCCGCACGAGTCGCCGGCGCTGATGACCATCCCGCTGATCGTGCTCGCCGCGCTCTCCGTGCTCGGCGGCCTGCTCCTGCTCAACGACTGGATCGTCGACTGGCTCTCCCCGGTCGTCGGCGAGGAGGTCGAGCACCACCTGCCGATCCCTGCGCTGGCGATCACCGGCCTGGCCGTGCTCGTCGTGGCGGTCGGCGTCGCCGCCGCCTTCGTGCTGTTCCAGCGCCAGAAGGTGCCGGTCCTCGCGCCCACCGACGTCTCGTTCGTGACGCGGGCGGCCCGGGCCGAGCTCTACGGCAACGAGATCAACGAGGGCCTGGTGGTCCAGCCGGGCCGCCGCCTGGTCGCCGGACTCTTCGTCTTCGACCGCTCCGGTGCCGACGGCCTGTTCATGGGCGGCGGCTCCGGGGTCAAGGCCCTGGGCGGGGTGCTCCGCAAGGTGCAGACCGGCTACGTGCGTTCCTATGCCCTGTCCGTCCTGATCGGCGTCGTCCTCGTCGCCGCGGCCATGTTGGCGGTGCAGCTCTAAAATGTTGACCACACTGATCCTCGTCCCCCTCGTCGGGGCCGTCCTCATCGCGTTTCTGCCGGCGGCCTCCGCCCGGTCGATCGCCCTCGGCGTCGCAGCCGGCACTCTCGGCCTCGGCGTCGCCACCGCCGTCCTCTTCGACGTCGGCAAGGGCATGCAGCTCACCGAGCAGGTCAGCTGGATCGAGTCGTTCGGCGTGCACTACGCGCTCGGCGTCGACGGCCTGGGCCTGCTGATGGTGCTGCTGACCGTGGTCATCACGCCCGTCGTGATGCTCGCCGGCTGGCACGAGGGCGACGAGTCACCGCGTTCCTACTACGCGTGGATGCTGGCCCTCGAGGCCCTCTCGCTGGCGGTCTTCTGCGCCACCGACGTCTTCCTCTTCTACGTCGTCTTCGAGGCGACGCTGATCCCGGCGTACTTCCTGATCGGAGGGTTCGGCAAGGAGGGCCGCGGCGCCGCCGCGATGAAGTTCCTGATGTTCCAGCTCGCCGGCGGGCTCGTGCTGCTGGCCTCGGTGATCGGGCTCTACGTCGTCTCGGCCCAGCAGGGCGCGCCGTCCTACCTCCTGAGCGACCTCGAGAAGCTCGACATCTCCACCGAGGCCGGACGCTGGCTGTTCCTCGGGTTCTTCATCGCCTTCGCGATCAAGGCCCCGTTGTTCCCGGTGCACACGTGGCTGGCCGACACGACCGAGAAGGCGACGCCCGGGGTGAGCGTCATGCTCGTCTGCGTGCTCGACAAGATCGGCACCTTCGGCATGCTCCGCTTCTGCCTCGGCATCTTCCCCGAGGCCTCGCAGTGGGCGACCCCGGTCGTGGTCACGCTGGCCGTCATCTCGATCATCTACGGAGCCCTCGTCGCCATCGCCCAGGACGACGTCCTGCGCCTGATCGGTCTCACCTCGCTGAGCCACTTCGGGTTCATCACCCTCGGCATCTTCGTGTTCAGCACCCAGGGCTCCTCGGGTGCGATCCTCTACATGGTCAACCACGGCATCGGCACGGCCGCGCTCTTCCTCGTGGCCGGCTACCTGATCCGCCGCCGCGGCACCACGCTGATCAGCCAGATGGGCGGCCTCGAGAAGGCCACCCCGATCCTCGCCGGGATGACCCTGATCGCCGGCCTCGCGACTCTCGGCCTGCCGGGCCTCAGCCCGTTCGTCTCCGAGTTCCTGGTGCTGCTGGCCGCGTTCGACTACGCCTGGTGGGTCGGCATCGCCGCCGTCACCGGCATCGTCCTGGCCGCGATCTACGTGCTGTGGATGTACCAGCGGATCTTCACGGGTCCCGGCCACGAGCCGGTCGTGACCGGCGATGCCCATGGTCATGGCGCCCCGTCGGGCGCGGGGACGAAGACCAAGACCGCCACGAGGACCGAGGTCGAGGTCGAGGTGATCCCCGACGCCACGCCCCGCGAGATCCTCGCGGTGGCCCCGCTCCTGGTGGCCCTGGTGGTCTTCGGGTTCTTCCCCCAGCCCCTGCTCGACATCAGCAACCCCTACGCCGAGAACCTGCTGCGCAACCAGGTGGGCGTCCAGGACGACCCACCCCAGGTCGGCGACGTCGAACACTCGTACGCGTCCGGAGAGGGCCACTGACATGGACTACATCAAGCCCACCCTCGAGTACGCCGAGCTCTCCCCGCTCTTCATCGTCTTCGGTGTCGCCATCGTCGGCGTCGTGGTCGAGGCGTTCGTCGCCCGTCAGCGTCG is part of the Nocardioides plantarum genome and encodes:
- a CDS encoding NADH-quinone oxidoreductase subunit M — protein: MLTTLILVPLVGAVLIAFLPAASARSIALGVAAGTLGLGVATAVLFDVGKGMQLTEQVSWIESFGVHYALGVDGLGLLMVLLTVVITPVVMLAGWHEGDESPRSYYAWMLALEALSLAVFCATDVFLFYVVFEATLIPAYFLIGGFGKEGRGAAAMKFLMFQLAGGLVLLASVIGLYVVSAQQGAPSYLLSDLEKLDISTEAGRWLFLGFFIAFAIKAPLFPVHTWLADTTEKATPGVSVMLVCVLDKIGTFGMLRFCLGIFPEASQWATPVVVTLAVISIIYGALVAIAQDDVLRLIGLTSLSHFGFITLGIFVFSTQGSSGAILYMVNHGIGTAALFLVAGYLIRRRGTTLISQMGGLEKATPILAGMTLIAGLATLGLPGLSPFVSEFLVLLAAFDYAWWVGIAAVTGIVLAAIYVLWMYQRIFTGPGHEPVVTGDAHGHGAPSGAGTKTKTATRTEVEVEVIPDATPREILAVAPLLVALVVFGFFPQPLLDISNPYAENLLRNQVGVQDDPPQVGDVEHSYASGEGH